Proteins encoded within one genomic window of Zestosphaera sp.:
- a CDS encoding ABC transporter substrate-binding protein, which produces MSVCLGVCCVGLTGVSGVKFLALGLVVGFGLGWFMKPVGTQSVVGHVRFTLDWAYQGPQAPFLVALYKGFFAEEGLSVTIDRGYGSAKVISDVAAGMFDAGFGDINSLIEFKSKNPDAKVKLVAVIHVRSPLSVVTLARTGIQTLKDLEGRRLGAPAGDAARRVFPALANAVGVDLNKVEWVTMDVPLREPMLARGDVDAVTGFYYTVVLNLLGLEIPEGEVRVFKYGDHLPLLGNGIVVNEDFLRSNPEAVRRFLKAVVRGIKYAIQNPDDAVEILTMRDPTLNKTVEKARLIMALEIINVKGVTDKHGLGYVDQATIEGCIDVVVRTFGLGRKPSLGEIVDLSYLPPLEYGTP; this is translated from the coding sequence ATGAGTGTGTGTTTGGGGGTGTGTTGTGTGGGTTTAACAGGTGTTTCGGGCGTTAAGTTCCTCGCCCTGGGTTTGGTTGTTGGTTTTGGTTTGGGATGGTTCATGAAGCCTGTTGGGACTCAATCTGTTGTTGGGCATGTGAGGTTCACTCTTGACTGGGCTTATCAAGGCCCTCAGGCGCCGTTCCTAGTGGCTCTGTATAAGGGGTTCTTCGCTGAGGAGGGGCTTTCCGTCACGATTGACAGGGGTTACGGCTCGGCTAAGGTGATCAGCGATGTTGCGGCCGGGATGTTCGACGCGGGGTTCGGCGACATCAACTCCCTCATAGAGTTCAAGTCGAAGAACCCTGACGCTAAGGTTAAGCTGGTGGCGGTCATCCACGTCAGGTCACCTCTGAGCGTCGTGACGCTGGCGAGGACTGGGATCCAGACGTTGAAGGACCTTGAGGGGAGGAGACTCGGGGCGCCGGCGGGCGATGCTGCGAGGAGGGTCTTCCCAGCGCTCGCCAACGCCGTCGGCGTGGACCTGAATAAGGTTGAGTGGGTCACGATGGACGTCCCCCTTAGGGAACCCATGCTCGCCAGGGGGGATGTGGACGCCGTGACGGGGTTCTACTATACGGTGGTGCTCAACCTGCTGGGGTTAGAGATCCCTGAAGGCGAGGTAAGGGTCTTCAAGTACGGCGACCACCTGCCGCTGCTGGGGAACGGCATAGTCGTTAACGAGGACTTCCTGAGGAGTAACCCGGAGGCCGTGAGGAGGTTCCTGAAGGCCGTCGTGAGGGGCATTAAGTACGCGATACAGAACCCCGACGACGCGGTGGAGATACTAACGATGAGGGACCCAACCCTCAACAAGACCGTTGAGAAGGCGAGGCTGATTATGGCCCTAGAGATCATCAACGTGAAGGGGGTGACGGACAAGCACGGGCTGGGCTACGTCGACCAAGCAACCATTGAGGGATGCATAGACGTGGTTGTACGCACCTTCGGACTCGGCAGGAAGCCCTCGCTAGGCGAGATCGTCGACCTCAGCTACCTCCCGCCGCTTGAATACGGAACTCCATGA